In the genome of Arachis stenosperma cultivar V10309 chromosome 6, arast.V10309.gnm1.PFL2, whole genome shotgun sequence, the window TGTGGGTTTATGAACCTATGTTCACGACTTTGGGGGTTCGTATACCCTTCTCCCCCTTCGTCATGGGTTTGCTAAACCGCTGTGATGTTACTCCATCGCAATTGCATCCAAACAGCTGAGCTGCCATCCGATGTTTCGAGATTGGTTGCGAATATCTGGAGCTGCCGACTTTTGTAAACATTTTtctctacctcttccttctcaCAAATCCTTCTCGTCATAAGGCAAAAAAGGGGTATATGTCTTTTAGGGCCTAACAAGGTCGTAGGATCTTTGGCCTTTTTGAAGATTCCTTCCTTGGCTTCAAATCTACTTTTTTCAAGGTCAAGCCCATTGAAGGTCATTAGCCCTTCTGGTTAACTGCCGAGGGGGAGAGACGGATCCCGACTTATTGGAGTTTTGGAGTGGGATCCgattatttgataaaaatttcTTATGATTGGTTGAGTCCGGAGGATCGTAATATTGCTGATATTTTGCTGGCAATTTTTGGGGAGAGAAATCTTAACCCTCGTATGGTTATGGGGGATCGGGAGGCCGGTCGGTCTTATGTCGGTGAgttttttactttttgtttCTTGTGCTTTCACCTTTCCATTGCTCATACTTTCCCTTTTTTGCTTTCAGTTTCTATGGCTGGCGGGAAGAAAACTTTGGCCAATTTGATGAGCCTTATTCAAGAAAATGATGAGGGTGGTGAGGACTCGTTGGCGACCCCTTCTGCAAGCCAAGACCATGAGGTTGCCGAGGAGGGTAGTGGTCCGGCTAACGGGGTTGGCTCAGGTCATCCGAATAAGGTTGAGGCCCCTGTTGGGAATTCCTCGAGGAACCCAAGCGTGGAGGCGGAGGTGGTTCTTGATGATGATCTAGGGTTTGATGATGAAGTGAAGGTTGTCAGCAACCTTAAGAAAAGAAAACGTGACTCTGGGAAGACGCTCTCGGTCATGGAGAAAAACTTTGATGCTGGGAGTTTTATTGAGTCCCAATTGCTCTCCGGCACCGATGAGTTTTTCTGTGATGCCAATCTTTCCGGGCAGGTGAGGTGGATCTATCATAGCCTTCTTCGAGAGGCGACTATTGCGAAGAAGGTGGAGCCTGTTTTGGGAAATTATCATAGCATGGAGGTGAAGCTTCGGAACTCCCAAAAGGACTTGACGGATTCAAGGTCTCGGGAGGAGTCTTTGAAGACGAAGCTATCCGAGCTGGAGGAGAAGTCCAAGGAGTATGCCGAGGAAGCAAATAGGTTGGTAGAGCGGGATGTTGCTTTGATGAAGGACTTAAACACCTCTCGTGGTGAGGCTGCCGCAGCTAAGAAGAAGGTTGAGGAGCTGGAGGAAAAGCTTAAGTTAGCGGAAAGCTCAGCAGAGGCTGCCCGTAAAGATATGGTTGctttgaagaagaaaaataggaAACTTGCATAGGGGGCTCGGAAGGCCATAAAGTTGACCGAAGAAGGGATCAAGCTTCAGGTAGCTGTGCTGGCTCCCGATCTCGATCTTTCCCAAGTTGGAGCTCTCAAGACTGTTGAGAATGGCAAGATCGTTGATATCTTGAAGTCCTGAGGTGGTGGTCTTTTCCTGTTTTTCCTGCCTTTTGCTTTGTCATTGGTACCTTTGGTTTCTAGGCTTATTTAGGTGCCTTTATTTGTAATGAACACTTTTCCTTTTCATGAGTTTGTTTAATGTTTATTTGCTTGCTCGGGCCGTTGCAGCTTTGCTTTTGTTTTATTGCTTTCGTTTATCTGGGCCGTCGTGGCTTTTTGTTTTACCGTTTTTATGGTAATTTACCATCCTTTGTCTCTTGTTTTAAACTTAGGTCCTTTTGGTTCTCGAGGTGATCAGTCCCGAGCTTTCGTTAGGTCGACCGTTCGTTATTAACACCATTATGTTGCTTTGAAAATCTTGCAAAGAACAAAGTTCATTATATATACACGAAACTTTAAAAGGGAAGGGTAATgtaatatgtatatatacatgAATAAAGGAGTCAAATTAAAGGGACTAAGGCGGATGTGGCCGTGTTGTTGGGCCATTCTGTCACTTCCCTTATGAGTAGAACCTTTTTAGGTTTACCATGTTCCATGTTCTCGGAACCTCTTTTCCATCTAGTTTTTCCAGCTTATACGCGCCTTTGCCGAGGACTTCTTTTACCTTGTAGGGTCCTTCCCAATTTGCAGCCAACTTGCCTTCTCCTGGGGTTGGAGGTCCTATGTCGTTACGTCACAAGATCAGGTCGCCTTCCCCGAGGTTTCTTTTTATCACTTTACCGTTGTATCTTAGGGCTATCCTTTGTTTAATTGTTGTCTCTGTCAGATGCGCCATTTGCCTTGTTTCGTCAACTAAGTCCTTCTCAACTGCCTCACTTCCTCCTCCGAGGAGTAGCCTTGGGCATTTCGACTGGGATGACTGCGTCGACCCCGTATGTGAGTCGGAAGGGGGTTTCGCCGGTAGATGATTGGGGGGAGGTTCTGTAAGACTATAAGACTAAAGCTAGCTCGTCTGCCCATGAGCCTTTCTTCCCTTTAAGTCGTTTCTTCAGCCCTTTCAagatgactttgttggctgcttcCACTTGTTCGTTGCTTTGAGGGTACTCGACGGAGGAGAACTTTTGCTTAATTCCTAGTCCTGAGAGGAACTCTTTGAACTTTTTGTCGGTGAACTGTGTTCCGTTATCTGATATAACGGACTCTGGGATCCCGAACCTAGTGATGACTTGcctccaaaaaaaattttgacagTTTGTTGCGGATATGCTGGCTAGTGATTCCGCTTTCACCCACTTGGTATAGTAGTCTACGGCCACTATCAAATATTTTACTTGTCCCGGCCCGGGTGGGAATGACCCAAGAGGTCAACTCCCCATTGGACGAAAGGTCGGGGTGCCATCATCGAGTTGAGTTCCTCGGGTGGGACTTTGTGGAAGttggcattttcttagcatttCCTGCACTTCCTAACAAACTCCTGAGCGTTCGTCATCAAGGTGAGCCAGTAATATCCTGCTCAGATGATCTTTCTTGCCAATGACCTACCTCCAATGTGGTGACCGCAACACCCCTCATGGACTTTGCTCAAAATGTAGTCCGGTTGGTCGGGTCGAAGGCATTTGAGCAAAGGTTGATGGAGTCCTCGCTTGTACAACTGCCCTTGTATAGTCACATATTTGGGAGCCTCTCTTATGACGGCTTGCACTTCTTTTTCGTTTGGTGGTATTTCGCCTTTCTCCATGTATCGGAGGATGGGGTCCATCCAGGAGGGAGAGCCTGGCGGTTGGGTTGCTAGAATGATTGCTGGCTCGGTTGCCAGCCCTTGGATTAGCGACATGTTTCCTGTTCCGGGCTTAGtgcttgctaacttggaaaGAAGGTCTACTCGAGCATTTCTCTCCCTGGGAACATGTTGGATTATGACTTCATCGAAGTTTTTGCAAAGTTCTTTCACCTTCTTTAGGTATTTCTGTAGTAGTGTATCCCTGGCCTGGTAACTGCCGTTTATCTGGGATGTGACGATCTGGGAATCACTACTTACCTCAATCCTTGATGCTCCGACTTCTTTGGCTAGTATTAGCCCTCCTATCaatgcttcgtattctgcctggttgttggAGACTGGAAAGTTGAACCTGATTGACTGCTCGTAAGCTATTCCTGTCGGATTTTCCAGGATGATCCTGGCCCCTCCAAACGCTTGGTTGAAAGCTCCGTCTACGTGGAGTTTCCACCGTGTGTTCGGTATGTCGGGTGCTTCTCCTGTGACTTCTACTAGAAAGTTCGCCATTACCTGGGCCTTGATTTCCTGCCTGGGCTCGTACTACAAGTCATACTGGAATAGCTCTACTGCCCATGCCATCATTCTTCCCACGAGGTCGAGTTTCTGGAGGACCTGGCGAATCGCCTGGTCGGTTCTTAGGATGATCCTATGCCCTTGGAAATATTATTTAAGCCTTCTTGACGAGGTTAGCAAGGCATAGGCTAACTTTTCCAGCTTGGTGTATTTCAGCTCCGCTCCTTGGAGcactttgctaatgaagtataCTAGGCGCCGAGTCCTTTCTTCTTCCCGGACGAGGACTGCCGCCACGCCTTGTGCGGTTATTGCCAGGTAGAGGTAGAGGGGTTCTCCTTCTTTGGGCTTGCTGAGTATGGGTGGTTCTGAGAGCATCTTCTTGAAATGGCTAAACGCTTCTTCACATGCCGGGGTCCACTCGAAGGCGATTCCTTTCTTCATTAGATTAAAAAACGAGAGTGCTTTCCCAGCCGAGGCTCCGAGAAACTGGGATAAGGCCGTGAGCTTCCCGATTAGTCGTTGTACATCTTTGATACACCCTGGGCTTGTCATTTTGAGAATGGCTTCGTACTTGTCCAGGTTAGCCTCCACCCCCCTTTGTGTTATCATAAAGCCCACGAATTTTCCAGCCTCCATAGCGAACGCGCATTTTAGTGGGTTAAGTCTCATATTAAATTTTCTCAGCGCTTTGAAGACATTTTGAAGGTCTCCTATAAGACTGTTTGGTTCTGCCATTTTTACTAGGACTTCATCGACGTAGACCTCTACCGTCTTGCCAATGAGATCATGAAAAACTTTGCTCATCAGTCTTTGATAGGTGGCCCCCGCATTTTTTAATCCAAACGGCATTACTTTGTAACAATACGTGCCTCCTGGTGTTTTGAATGCTGTCTTTTCCTGGTCAGGTCGGTGCATCAGAATCTGATTGTACTCAGAGTACGCATCCATGAAGCTGAGGAAATGATACCCTGCCACCAAATCTACCAAGGTGTCGATGTTTGGGAGGGGGAAAGAGTCTTTTGGACAACAGGATATTGGAATCAACTCCAGTGTCAACGAGGATTCGTCTGACCAACGCGGTCCCAATCATCGTCGTGATCACCATGGGAGGGTTCTCGGGGAGGTCGGGGAACCATTGGTCTTCTGGGCCGAAGGATATCATGGGAGGTCCTCCGTTTGGGGTGGTAGGACCTCCTGTTGAAATGGAGAGGATCCGGGTATCTTTCTTTGTTGCTGACTTGGACTTGAAAGGGGTGTCACGTCCTACCACGACGTTAACTACAAAAGTTAGGGGGTTGTTAGTGGCCCCTGTGGGTTCCTGTCTCGCCTTGACTGTCCTGCTTCGATCTTCTTCTGAGTGCTCCCGTTCTCGTCTTCTCGGTTTCCGGATAAATCGGGAGAACTCGCTCAACTTGCCTTCTTCAATGGCCTGTTCTAAGGCATCTTTGAGGTCGAAACAGTCTTGGGTATTGTTCCCGAAGCCCTTGTGATAGTCgcagtagaggcttttcttgccTCCCATTCTCTCCTTCAAAGATCTGGGTCTGGACAGGATTCCCTTGTCCGCGATTTGTTGGTAAACTTCCACTATGGGCACCGTAAGTGGCGTATAGTTTGTGAACCTTCTGACCTGCGGGGGTTGTTTGTGTTGCTTGGCTGGGGCTCCATCCTTGGGGGCCTCCTTGTATCTGTCGACCTGAGAGACCTGTCTGGCTGACGGGTTAAGGAGCTGCGGCTTATTGGCTGCTACAACCTGACTTACTTCCTCATTATTGATGTATTCCTTGGCCACGCTTTGAATTTTCTGCATAGTCCACACAGGCTTAGTTGTGAGGTGCTTCCTAAAATCCTCATTTAGCAGGCCGTTTGTTAGGCAGAGACTGGCAACCGAGTCCGTGAGACTGTCAATCTccaagcattcgtcgttgaacctATCCAGAAAATTCTTAGTCGGTTCCCCAGGTTTCTGGGTGACCCCTAACAAGTTAATCGGATGTTTCGCTTGGCTATGCGTGTTGTGAACCGAGCCAGAAAGCTTTGGGAGATGTCTGCGAAGGTCGTAATAGACCTTTGTGAGAGGGCGTTGAACCATCGGATCGCTGGACCGGCCAGCGTCACAGGGAATGCTCGGTATCTAATCGCGTCGCCTACTCCTTCCAGGTTCATTCTTGCTTCGAAAGCTGTTAGGTGCTCCAGGGGGTCCTCAGTCCtgtcgtacctcatgtccgttggcttATCGAAGTTCTTCGGAAGCCGGACCTTGAGGATTGAAGGGTGGAAGGAGGTGGCCCCCATGATCACGGGTTCTTGCTGTTTCTTGGCCTTCCCTCTTTGGGATTCCCCGCAGCCCTCAGACCTGTCTTAATAGGGTCGAGAGGTCGCCTATGCGTGTGCTTATTCTCGCTTTGTTGGGCTCTTTTCTCGGCTCTCTAGTCTTCGGGAAGGAGAGCGAGTGCGGGCGCGAGATCGGCTCGCGTCGTCGCGGGAATGGCTTACGTTTCCGTGGGACCGGCTCCTCGCTGCTAGCTCTCGTTCTAGGTTTTGTACTCTGTGTCTGAGTTCCTGCATAATCTTGGCGCTATCAGCTCCTGTCCCTCCGAAGGGATGCCTTTCGGGGGTTTTGGTGTAAATTTGTTGGTTAGGCTGAACGGAGGAACAGGGGTGTTCGGCGGTTCAGGCCGTCGAACTCACCTGACTCAAGCGAGCCCCACCACCTTCGCGAAACTCCTCCAAACGTGGGAAGTCGCTCCATGTCTACAGGGTTCCCAcaaacggcgccaatgttcgttACCTGGGGATCTCGAGTTCCCAGTGAGTCGGGTGATTGTAAGAAGGGAACGTGTGAGACCTTGAGCTGATGTGGAGTGAGGACAAACGTGTGTTGATGATGCCGGAGGTGATGTGGAGTATGGGGGtggccacctgcaaagacactccgatgggAAAGTCAGTGTCCGTACAAGTTGGTAGCCAAATGAGGTAAGATGATGTGTACCTTGGGGGGAGTGTTGTCCTCTCCCTTTATATACTGTGCTGGGTGGGCCTAGAGGTGACCTGGCCTTGCGCTGTCCCCGCGCATGTGGGGAGGAGCTGGCCGTTCTAAACGTTGGGTCAGGGGTTCGGGTCTTGCTCTGGTGAATCCGACCCGACCGTTCTTGCTAGGCATGGGATTCGGGCCGTGGTGTTACGGCCGTGCGTCGGCCAGGTCAGGTGTTTGGGGACCGACCCTATTGAGTTTTCTTGGATAGATTGAGCCTGGGTCAAAAATGGTGCCCCGATTCGACGACCAGTTAGACTGGACTTGTAGAGGTCATATAATAGTTTGAAATTCAAACAAAAAACTGTTgcaaggagagagagagagaggggcaGAGAAAAAAACTTTTGAGTGGCATTCTCATATTGGGATAAATTGGTTCTTATATTTTTCCGAAAAAAAGGGCCATATTTTTCATTATTGTGATTACTAGTATCAGATGTGATTTATGACAATAAGTTTAAGTGGTCCAAGTTGGTGATAAATCAGTAAGGTGATAAACATGACGAGGGTCAACCGATGAAAGTGAGTGTAATAATGAACTAATTAATGAAGTGATGATCCGTGTATatatttgtaattaattatgCCAATAATTATaatctctaaatttaaaaaaaatttaactaatttgCATCAGCTTGATTCGCGAAATCTTACGAAGGAACAAAAGTCTTACAACAAGAATTTTTCACTTCTATCTTAAAACTCAAACTCAAACTATTCGTTATTAAATCACttttaatttatcaatttcATCTCTCAAATAATCCCAACAACTTACTTAATTAGGATTCCCTACTTCCATTACAACACACATTAATTAGAGCCTACCTCCTCCAAAAACCAAATTAACGGCCAATTATATTTTGCCCTCATTTTATAAGCATCACAAATAATATgcaacataattttaaaaattggttGGTCGATTTATTCTTTTTATCCaaacaaaattatattatttacctGAAGTACTATGAcacttttttatatataaaaaaagtattatttcttacaacaaattttgaaaatactgataaaattgattatgaaaaatttaaaatttattttttatttcacaaatataatcaaccttatttgaatatttatttacatatcaataacaataattttaCACATACAATTATTGTCTAGGAATACAAAATAGTTGTTTAATTGACAAACATTGAAAAGATTCTATTCTTCaatattagttttttaaatttaaaaccgTATTTCAAAAAAATGTGCAAACTTGCTTAAAAGAGAAAGCATGGTGCAAAGAATGTCAAAGTGATGATTCTCACTTGGGTCTAACTAGAGTTATTAGAAGCATTTCAGGACTTCCAGTTCTACTAAGTTAGAAGTGATTTTGGGTATATAAAAGttcaaatataatttaatatgcATGTTAATAATGCAAGTCCAATACTTTATTTCTCAGCCTAACTCATGTTTACtccaataaatttttataatatataaattaaagcaTTAGTTCAATACTTATAAAGACAAATCAGAACCAAACACAAAAAAGAAGGCTCTGCATTTGctaagaaaaaggaaagaaaaagcaaatagAACATTTGGCATTAGTATGGAGAATGAAAGACAACAAGGATACAAGCATAACCACACTATACTAAGAATAATAGAGGATCAAAATTTAGAGGTTGGTAGAGCAAAAACAACATACAAGAACAGCAGAGGTAGTGGAGCGGCTTCAAAGACAAGAGAGGTAGTGGAGTAAAATGAAAGAACATTGCATGCATGCCAAGGAAGACAGCTGTGAAAATTTGATGTGTGAGTGGAGAAGAACACATAACTAGAGAAACTGAGATGAAAGTAAGTGATAAACTTGTATTAATTAAGAATCACACTAATTACAATACTAATgacaactatatatatatatggctatACTGTTCTAACTAACTTTGTACAGCTCAACAAAGCTAATGATAACAGACCTCAACAAACTGCCTAAATAAGCAAGGGAGTACTACTTCTAATTTCCTATTATATAATTAATCAGCAACCATTATAATCAAGTAACACCTTCCCGTAAGGTTAGAGTATTGGGAGAGAAGAGATTCAAGAGTCCAAGCTTAGAGTAAGCTACAGCAAAAGAGCCAGGAGCAAGTGGTTTAGTGAGATTGTTAGCAGTTTGGTTGTCGATAGAGATGGGCAAAAGATGAATAAGTGTTCCTGTAATTTGTCACGCACAATATGGCAGTTCGCCTCAATGTTCTTGGTGCGTTCATGAAACACTGGGTTTGTAACGATGTAGATAGCAGAATTGTTATCACAATACAAGTTGATGGGTTTTTGAAGTGGCACACCAAGATCCTTAAGAACATAGCTTAGCCACTGAGCTTCCCGTGTAGCTAATGCTAGCGCTCGATACTCAGCTTCAGAAGAGGAAGCCACAACTGTGAGTTGCTTCTTACTTTTCTAAGTAACCAGAGAAGGACCAAGGTAGAAGCAATAGGCAGAAACAGATCTACGGGAATTAGGACAACTTGCCTAGTTTGAGTTAGAGAATCCCGTGAGTTGTAAATCAAAATTTGTAGAAAAAAAAGCTAGCAGTAGAAGAATCATTGACATAGCGAAGCACTCTGTGCGCAGCTTTTAAGTGTTCAGTAGTTGCACAATCCAAGAATTGACTCAACTTTCCAATATCATAGCTTATATCAGGTCTGGTATTAGAAAAATATAGAAGTTTGCCTATGATCCTTCGGTATGGAGTAGAGTCTGTGAGGAATTTCCCAACATCCTTGCTGAGTTTAACCCCATAGTCGATAGGTGTGGTGCAGATTTGTAATTCTCGAATCCAGTTTCTTTAAGCAAGTCAAGGACGTACTTCCGTTGATACAGAGCAATACCACTCTTAGATCGTGCCACCTCCAATCCAAGAAAATACTTTAAATTTCCTATGTCCTTGATTCAAAATCTGTCATGAAGCACACTCTTAACCAACTCGATCTCATGCAAATCATCTCCTATCAACACTAAGTCGTCTACATACACCAAGACAGCCGTGAAATCAAGTGCTATAGATTTGACAAACAAACTATAATTAGACTTGGATTGAGTAAAATTTAGCTCAAGAAGAATATATTTGAGCTTGCAATTCCATTGTCTGCTCGCCTGTTTCAACCCATATAGGAATTTTTCAAGCTTGCAAACTTGGCCAGGTGCAGCTTCTAAATCCAGAGGCAGCTTCATGTACACCTCCTCATCAAGCTCACCATGTAAGAAGGCAGTATTCACATCAATTTGCTTTAGGTGCCAACCTTTAATAGTAGCAACAGCCAGAACAACTCTTAGAGTACCCAATTTAACAACCAGACTAAAGGTTTCCTTATAATCTACTCTTGCCACCTGTGTGAATCCCTTCGCAACCAGGCGTGCCTTTGGTCTTTCTACTGTTCTATCTGGGTGATACTTCATATGAAACACCCATTTGTAACCGATAGCTCTTTTACCTGCAGGTAAAGAGGTTAGCCTCCATGTTTTGTTTTCCTCCAAAGCAAGGAGTTTAGTTTTAATAGCTTCTTGCCAACAAGGTTGAGTGACAGCATCCTCATAACCTTTTGGCTCTAAATTTTGAATGGTAAGGGAAAATGCAAGATGCATGGGAGAAAGTCTAGTGTATGATAAAACATTAGAGATAGGGTACCTTTGAGGGCAAAGCTGTGCTTTGGGCTGAGCATGGTTGATGGCCTGATATTCATAGTCCTGCAAGTATGCAGGTGGCCTGGTTTGTCTTGTAGACCTCCTCATCACAACACTTTCAGGCAACATAGAAGATGGAGGAATAGCAGCAGCTGCATCACTACTTGAATCCACTATGTGTGATGGAGACTCTAAATGACCATGAATTTCAGGATAAGGCAAAATTTTATCATTATTATGTAGATCACGTAATGCATCATCATGATTTAGAGTACTGATGTTTTGTGAATTATCATTAGAAGGATTTAGTTGTGGAATGGCAATGCCATTGTTGTCCAAAACCTGAATCTGAGTACCTTCCAAAATGTTGTAATCAAAATCATCATGAGAGGCATTATATGTAATATGAGACTTTGAAGAAACTCCATTATTTTACTCATTTGCATTGCAGTAGGGAAAGTAATCCTCATAAAACTAAACATCTCGAGATAAGAAAATTTCTTGGATTTGTAAATCAAAAAGTAAATAGCCCTTTGTTCCCTCCTTGAATCCAAGATGCAAGCACCTTCTTGCTCTCGGATCTAATTTGGTTCTGTTCCTTGTAAGGCTGGCAGCATATGCTAAACAAccaaaaattttgatattgtAAATGTCAGGTAATTTCTAATAGAGAACTTGATAAGGCGattgatttttcaaaaaaggggTAGAAAAACGATTTATCAGAAATATTGCATGTCCAACACCATAGTTCCAAAATATTTTAGGTAAATGTGCTTCAAACAGGATGGTTCGAGCCACAGCAAGAACTTGTTGATGCTTGTGCTCAATAAtgccattttgttgtggtgtttcAACGCAAGTATGCTGATGAATGATTCCATTTGAATCGTAGAAATAAGACATCAAGAATTCAGGGCCATTATCTGTTCTTATTATTTTGACTACTACATGAAATTGGGTCTTTGCGAAAGCAACAAAGTTTCTAACTAATTGAGAAGCTTCTgctttagtttttatgaaaagaATCCAGGTAAATCTAGAATGATCACCtacaattgttaaaaaataacGTTTACCAAGGAATGTGGGAATTGAGACAGGTCCCAAAATGTCAACATGTATTAGCTCAAGGACAGTTGCTGCAATAGTAGAGCTATCAGTAAAAGGCAGTCTTTTTTTCCTGCCAAGATGACATGAGTGACAAGGCTCATGACTTA includes:
- the LOC130934615 gene encoding uncharacterized protein LOC130934615 gives rise to the protein MVQRPLTKVYYDLRRHLPKLSGSVHNTHSQAKHPINLLGVTQKPGEPTKNFLDRFNDECLEIDSLTDSVASLCLTNGLLNEDFRKHLTTKPVWTMQKIQSVAKEYINNEEVSQVVAANKPQLLNPSARQVSQVDRYKEAPKDGAPAKQHKQPPQVRRFTNYTPLTVPIVEVYQQIADKGILSRPRSLKERMGGKKSLYCDYHKGFGNNTQDCFDLKDALEQAIEEGKLSEFSRFIRKPRRREREHSEEDRSRTVKARQEPTGATNNPLTFVVNVVVGRDTPFKSKSATKKDTRILSISTGGPTTPNGGPPMISFGPEDQWFPDLPENPPMVITTMIGTALVRRILVDTGVDSNILLSKRLFPPPKHRHLGRFGGRVSFPQLHGCVL